A region of Haliotis asinina isolate JCU_RB_2024 chromosome 7, JCU_Hal_asi_v2, whole genome shotgun sequence DNA encodes the following proteins:
- the LOC137290943 gene encoding uncharacterized protein has product MAKKPEKLTWHPGSYSMSYILRNLNPPQIVVCDHSLCKPGDSGCGAPCLMYKGADVHVAHGMRLSKGGKGGMFMAESGDKVQIPASYEGWFCVFDVKTRKDYNVPVYRSASDLAESHCDTFLIGGREQLEVMQKKNDYLSPKQLFPCDVLVMGRRCKFGRRTYLQCRDRKDRDIYIPFETKCLFYIITSKIEKHKKSIFQIKDVLRKIPCIVKIVAGQGLAKKDSSHGWMKLTHKSRDPIIVCSTVSLQRNSLLEIPKSSLLRFHIATMNSGWREYKGYKDAIRLCQEEAETFMKSIKIRRTDRRDPKCTVSVPGGWKVPEDAPGAAAQKRHLDRSVTSGQGAFQGPDIKPRPIYTKRPSLPEVFRPPPVPEDPVSDDEWDCSYDSEEWDDIPDIAPRPCVKESSAADDYLHPTFHSTNQGGSVDYLTPVHESYSQSKPRHVSIIKVGQSSQKDGNPTMRNTSEDASSKSGNQATGESEGSDDGHDYVNLQKWGLHSDSDSDEDFQDVRKLSIHSTSSDYEVPVQKDSMVEEFYFDDGHRRIYHLPKECPRVSVADSGFGDDSLT; this is encoded by the exons ATGGCAAAGAAACCAGAGAAACTGACATGGCATCCCGGGAGCTATTCCATGAGTTACATCTTAAGGAATCTGAATCCTCCGCAGATCGTCGTGTGTGATCACAGTCTCTGTAAACCGGGTGACTCTGGGTGCGGGGCCccgtgtctcatgtataagggcGCCGATGTACATGTAGCCCATGGGATGAGGTTGTCGAAGGGGGGCAAAGGAGGAATGTTCATGGCAGAGTCCGGAGATAAGGTCCAAATACCAGCGTCTTATGAAG GctggttttgtgtgtttgatgtgAAGACAAGGAAGGATTACAACGTCCCTGTCTACCGCAGTGCATCAGATCTGGCCGAGTCTCACTGCGACACCTTTCTGATTGGTGGACGGGAACAACTGGAAGTCATGCAGAAGAAGAATGActatctttcaccgaagcaacTTTTCCCGTGTGACGTTTTGGTAATGGGACGCCGATGCAAGTTTGGCAGGAGAACCTATTTGCAATGCCGAGATCGAAAAGATCGAGACATATACATTCCTTTTGAAACCAAATGTTTGTTCTACATCATCACCAGCAAGATCGAGAAACACAAAAAGTCCATTTTCCAGATTAAAGATGTATTAAGAAAGATACcatgcattgtcaaaatagtgGCTGGTCAAGGCTTGGCGAAAAAGGATTCTTCCCACGGATGGATGAAACTGACGCACAAGAGTCGAGATCCTATTATCGTGTGCTCCACAGTCAGCCTCCAGAGAAACTCGTTGTTAGAAATACCCAAATCATCTCTGCTGAGATTCCATATTGCCACGATGAACAGTGGATGGCGAGAGTATAAGGGATATAAGGATGCGATTCGTTTGTGTCAGGAAGAGGCAGAAACATTCATGAAGTCCATCAAGATCCGCAGAACTGACAGAAGAGATCCTAAATGCACCGTGTCTGTTCCTGGAGGCTGGAAAGTTCCTGAAGATGCTCCTGGAGCAGCTGCCCAGAAGCGCCATCTGGACAGGTCAGTTACATCGGGACAGGGTGCATTTCAAGGTCCAGATATTAAACCTCGACCTATCTACACAAAGAGACCATCATTACCTGAAGTGTTCCGGCCCCCGCCTGTACCAGAGGATCCTGTCAGTGACGATGAATGGGATTGCAGCTATGACTCTGAAGAGTGGGATGATATTCCTGATATTGCACCTAGACCCTGTGTCAAAGAAAGCAGTGCTGCGGATGATTATCTTCATCCGACATTCCATTCAACAAACCAAGGAGGAAGTGTTGACTATTTGACACCAGTTCACGAGTCGTATTCTCAATCAAAGCCGCGTCATGTGTCCATTATTAAAGTGGGACAGTCTTCACAAAAGGATGGGAATCCTACAATGAGGAACACATCTGAAGATGCATCATCCAAGTCAGGAAATCAGGCAACGGGTGAGTCGGAAGGATCCGATGATGGACATGACTATGTTAATCTGCAGAAATGGGGTCTACACAGCGACAGCGACAGCGACGAGGACTTTCAGGATGTGAGAAAGTTGTCAATACACAGTACAAGTTCTGATTATGAAGTCCCAGTACAGAAGGACTCCATGGTGGAGGAGTTCTACTTCGATGATGGCCATCGCCGAATCTACCACCTCCCGAAGGAATGTCCCCGTGTGTCTGTCGCAGACTCTGGATTCGGAGATGACAGCTTAACGTaa
- the LOC137291801 gene encoding uncharacterized protein isoform X1, whose amino-acid sequence MPKKTPKVVVPETVAKPNLQWEVGAYSLEDILQKYPLPRVVQCAYTLNDDMSTEQSNFDFLQPLLLYQKRKCNKVTATSLNIDPQTGHTVEVGNPLLIPEDYKGWFAVKLTSFEKPIPHYGSVANLASSDCDTFLIGGEHEVQAAQIQRNVGSLQPRVLYPGDVLRMGHLYVATSKVKKSIFSKSVTREKKYLLCSDQADREVMLPLDTAGVFYIVKYKNTQKQKIMQIKDVIDSHSLPCKVKLVYGRVPLTPCIFTGVLNLNECNLETSAIISSVFNLRNILLEVPTSIPLMFRVAKSGSSLTNSSGYKNALDLCQENAERYMRNIKVAQSLPTEETRNQSTPPMSRNKQISETFTVPKSDVAIIVDSKGSEIKHKCSPPTEVKSLPKVLPKPQNPTGRTPDNLASHNVTPAFPPRTPPKPNTPHPAKSLQHEDRNLDAAVGFSPAPTLVVRPAPRKPAPPPASNKPKSAAYEPVWIKPTSTTPPSTPPFTPPSTPPKCGPGYVNPKRHQKVQARKTIRISTTNGYLTVPVYLNSDDSESEEVMNLADKINLWQRVSTSDLSASSEGQVDTCVDGLKAGRAGSFTYSETGGLAERGASATLPSEEERVMEYENIQSLRQLKMGDSGSVSEALASPSSHSGHLGDDIKIEFKTFGRPEMSTDEDMSINKWKKNQIPVPLFKPKKQRDVSHPQEVHHVETDDVIYESSDEIKHVTCSPPSKVRNDVYEPVEQMWQKKKETGFQSLRSSTDDVVYERPDDLVLNPTSIPSEPDVKEDVTYEAPDSIGQGQCASFSADSRTSMMDSGADDSPTIVAMSATEVHDKLKQAGGVKQKTLALLLENNIDGRELSDMGEDGLQQRFPSISNIEKRMIDLFMQNCKTGVFKL is encoded by the exons ATGCCGAAGAAAACTCCAAAGGTTGTTGTTCCTGAAACTGTCGCCAAGCCGAACCTCCAGTGGGAAGTTGGAGCCTACTCCCTGGAGGACATTCTACAGAAGTACCCTCTCCCTCGTGTGGTGCAGTGTGCCTATACTCTCAATGATGACATGTCCACGGAACAATCAAACTTTGATTTCCTCCAGCCTCTGTTGCTGTATCAGAAGCGAAAGTGTAACAAGGTGACAGCAACCAGTCTTAATATTGATCCTCAAACTGGACACACGGTGGAAGTCGGGAATCCCCTTCTCATACCTGAAGACTACAAAG GATGGTTTGCTGTTAAACTGACGTCTTTTGAGAAGCCTATTCCCCACTATGGCAGTGTGGCGAACCTTGCCTCTTCGGACTGTGATACATTTCTGATTGGCGGAGAACACGAAGTGCAAGCAGCGCAGATACAGAGAAACGTTGGTTCCCTACAACCACGAGTCCTCTACCCAGGCGATGTACTGCGAATGGGCCACCTGTACGTGGCCACAAGCAAAGTGAAAAaatccatattttcaaaatccgTTACTcgtgaaaaaaaatatctgttATGCTCAGACCAGGCAGACCGGGAGGTGATGCTTCCCTTAGATACAGCGGGCGTTTTCTACATCGTCAAGTACAAGAACACgcaaaaacagaaaataatgcAGATTAAAGATGTCATAGACTCCCACTCATTGCCGTGTAAGGTCAAGTTAGTGTACGGACGAGTTCCTCTGACCCCATGTATATTTACTGGAGTTTTGAACTTAAACGAATGTAATCTTGAAACTTCAGCCATCATCTCCTCAGTTTTCAACCTGAGGAATATACTATTGGAAGTTCCAACCAGCATTCCTCTAATGTTCAGAGTAGCCAAATCTGGcagttcactcacaaacagCAGTGGCTATAAAAATGCGTTAGACTTGTGTCAAGAAAATGCAGAAAGATATATGAGGAATATCAAGGTAGCTCAGAGTTTACCTACGGAAGAGACCAGAAACCAGTCAACACCTCCTATGTCTCGGAATAAACAAATCAGCGAAACTTTTACTGTACCCAAATCTGATGTTGCTATCATTGTTGATTCTAAAGGAAGCGAAATCAAACACAAATGTTCTCCACCCACAGAGGTTAAATCTCTTCCAAAAGTCCTTCCGAAACCACAGAACCCAACTGGACGTACGCCTGACAATCTAGCAAGTCATAACGTGACACCCGCTTTTCCACCTAGAACACCACCAAAACCGAACACGCCTCACCCTGCTAAATCTCTGCAACATGAAGATCGGAACCTAGACGCAGCAGTTGGATTTAGTCCCGCGCCTACATTAGTTGTCCGTCCAGCACCCAGGAAACCTGCTCCCCCACCAGCATCTAACAAACCCAAATCAGCGGCCTATGAGCCTGTTTGGATTAAACCAACGTCTACTACACCACCATCTACCCCACCATTTACTCCACCGTCTACTCCACCAAAGTGTGGTCCCGGCTATGTTAATCCAAAACGACATCAAAAGGTTCAAGCAAGAAAGACAATAAGAATAAGCACAACTAATGGCTATCTGACAGTTCCGGTGTATTTGAATAGCGATGATTCCGAATCTGAAGAGGTCATGAACCTAGCAGACAAGATTAACTTGTGGCAGCGTGTAAGCACATCCGACCTGAGTGCTTCTAGTGAGGGCCAAGTAGACACATGTGTTGATGGACTTAAAGCAGGAAGGGCAGGAAGTTTTACATACTCTGAAACAGGTGGCCTCGCTGAGAGAGGTGCATCAGCAACGTTGCCTTCAGAAGAAGAGCGTGTCATGGAGTATGAAAACATACAAAGTCTCCGGCAGCTTAAAATGGGTGACAGTGGCAGTGTTTCGGAAGCCCTTGCTTCCCCTTCCAGTCATTCAGGGCATTTGGGTGATGATATCAAGATAGAATTCAAGACTTTTGGTAGGCCGGAAATGAGTACAGATGAGGATATGTCCATTAATAAATGGAAGAAGAATCAGATTCCTGTCCCTCTTTTCAAACCAAAGAAACAAAGGGATGTATCTCACCCTCAGGAAGTGCATCACGTTGAAACAGATGATGTGATTTACGAATCATCTGATGAAATCAAGCATGTTACTTGTTCACCACCTTCCAAAGTTAGAAATGACGTTTACGAACCAGTAGAGCAAATGTGgcagaagaagaaagaaactGGTTTCCAATCCCTCAGGTCTAGCACAGATGATGTGGTGTATGAAAGGCCTGATGATCTTGTTTTGAATCCGACCAGTATTCCATCAGAGCCAGACGTAAAAGAGGATGTTACGTATGAAGCTCCTGACAGTATAGGGCAAGGGCAGTGTGCTTCTTTTTCTGCAGACTCGAGGACCAGCATGATGGACAGCGGTGCAGATGACAGTCCCACCATTGTTGCAATGTCTGCTACAGAAGTGCATGACAAGCTGAAGCAGGCAGgaggcgttaaacaaaaaacattggCTCTCCTGTTAGAAAATAACATAGACGGCCGTGAACTGTCTGACATGGGTGAAGATGGTTTGCAGCAGAGATTTCCTTCCATTTCAAACATTGAAAAGAGAATGATCGATTTATTTATGCAAAACTGTAAAACTGGGGTATTTAAATTGTGA
- the LOC137291097 gene encoding uncharacterized protein: MFPKPSLNIRPQEIVTRPNLQWEDGVYSLEDILQKYPLPRVVQCAYTLNDDISRENFDFLQPLLLYQKRVCNKVTATSLNTDPQTGNTVEVGSPLLIPEDYKGWFAVTLKPHVQSVFHYCRVRTLASSNCDTILIGGEHDVNALQVYREGDLPRPRVLYPGDVLKVGNVHVTTTKVKKSLFMKSVSKEEKFLRCMDYADRELLLPFEATGVFYPLKSGKKEFPIMLVKDIIADIELPCIVKLVYGRVPVTPCIFTGVMKLEECHKEPSVIVSSVFNLKNVLLEIPVTIPLMFRVAKNDSLLVDSGGYNNALRQCREDMETYMRNIKVSQGESAGVQTPNKSQPSFPKVPTSAHPKTTTHSIPPEVPASAKLACGRTYDRQSETSESLPSVDLFSTGRSSSSASILASPISDGDYTPMWIGKHTPRSSTSEHSGISHPQIAKQNSITISTSNGYMTVPMNPCDPEVLDRQQVISLVDKINLWQRMNGFISDSEDSASIPEMKASFTYSEAGELKDWDAAVSHRDAAKGLSIKGEGYQSGKSFPYG, encoded by the exons ATGTTTCCCAAACCTTCTTTGAATATCCGTCCTCAGGAAATTGTCACCAGACCGAACCTGCAATGGGAGGATGGAGTATATTCCTTGGAGGACATTCTACAGAAGTACCCTCTCCCTCGTGTGGTGCAGTGTGCCTATACTCTCAATGATGACATATCCAGAGAGAATTTTGATTTCCTCCAGCCTCTGTTGCTGTACCAGAAGCGCGTGTGTAACAAGGTGACAGCAACCAGTCTTAATACTGATCCTCAAACTGGGAACACTGTGGAGGTCGGGAGTCCCCTTCTCATACCTGAAGACTACAAAG GGTGGTTTGCAGTGACGCTGAAGCCTCACGTCCAGTCAGTGTTCCACTACTGCCGGGTTAGGACACTGGCTTCTTCCAACTGTGACACAATTTTGATTGGTGGCGAACATGATGTGAATGCACTGCAGGTATACAGAGAGGGTGACCTTCCTCGACCAAGAGTTCTCTACCCTGGCGACGTTCTCAAAGTTGGTAACGTGCATGTCACAACAACTAAAGTTAAAAAGAGTTTGTTCATGAAATCGGTCTCTAAAGAAGAGAAGTTCCTTCGTTGCATGGATTATGCTGACAGAGAGCTCCTCCTTCCATTTGAAGCCACAGGAGTTTTCTATCCTCTAAAGAGCGGAAAAAAGGAATTTCCTATCATGCTTGTCAAGGATATCATAGCTGATATCGAACTCCCTTGTATAGTCAAGTTAGTATACGGGCGAGTTCCTGTTACTCCGTGTATATTTACAGGAGTAATGAAGTTGGAGGAGTGTCACAAAGAGCCATCAGTCATTGTGTCATCTGTCTTCAACCTGAAGAACGTACTTCTGGAGATCCCAGTTACAATTCCCTTAATGTTCAGAGTGGCTAAGAACGACAGTTTACTTGTAGACAGTGGTGGATATAATAATGCGTTAAGGCAGTGCCGAGAGGACATGGAGACCTATATGAGGAACATTAAAGTATCTCAGGGCGAGAGTGCTGGAGTTCAGACCCCAAACAAATCGCAGCCATCTTTCCCGAAAGTTCCAACTTCTGCTCACCCGAAAACCACTACTCATTCCATACCTCCCGAAGTGCCAGCATCTGCTAAACTTGCATGTGGAAGGACATATGATCGGCAATCAGAAACATCCGAGTCGTTGCCTTCAGTTGATCTGTTCTCCACAGGAAGATCCTCCTCATCTGCGTCTATTCTTGCCTCTCCCATAAGTGATGGTGATTACACACCAATGTGGATTGGAAAACATACGCCTAGATCGTCAACATCAGAACATTCAGGGATTTCTCATCCACAGATTGCAAAACAAAACTCGATAACCATAAGTACAAGTAACGGATACATGACCGTACCGATGAATCCCTGTGACCCTGAAGTCTTGGACAGACAACAAGTCATCAGTCTTGTGGACAAGATCAACCTATGGCAGCGCATGAATGGTTTCATTTCTGATTCCGAGGACAGTGCCAGTATACCTGAAATGAAAGCCAGCTTCACATACTCAGAAGCAGGGGAACTTAAGGACTGGGACGCCGCCGTGAGTCATCGAGACGCGGCAAAGGGATTATCCATCAAAGGGGAAGGCTATCAGAGCGGTAAAAGTTTTCCCTATGGATGA
- the LOC137291801 gene encoding uncharacterized protein isoform X2 translates to MGHLYVATSKVKKSIFSKSVTREKKYLLCSDQADREVMLPLDTAGVFYIVKYKNTQKQKIMQIKDVIDSHSLPCKVKLVYGRVPLTPCIFTGVLNLNECNLETSAIISSVFNLRNILLEVPTSIPLMFRVAKSGSSLTNSSGYKNALDLCQENAERYMRNIKVAQSLPTEETRNQSTPPMSRNKQISETFTVPKSDVAIIVDSKGSEIKHKCSPPTEVKSLPKVLPKPQNPTGRTPDNLASHNVTPAFPPRTPPKPNTPHPAKSLQHEDRNLDAAVGFSPAPTLVVRPAPRKPAPPPASNKPKSAAYEPVWIKPTSTTPPSTPPFTPPSTPPKCGPGYVNPKRHQKVQARKTIRISTTNGYLTVPVYLNSDDSESEEVMNLADKINLWQRVSTSDLSASSEGQVDTCVDGLKAGRAGSFTYSETGGLAERGASATLPSEEERVMEYENIQSLRQLKMGDSGSVSEALASPSSHSGHLGDDIKIEFKTFGRPEMSTDEDMSINKWKKNQIPVPLFKPKKQRDVSHPQEVHHVETDDVIYESSDEIKHVTCSPPSKVRNDVYEPVEQMWQKKKETGFQSLRSSTDDVVYERPDDLVLNPTSIPSEPDVKEDVTYEAPDSIGQGQCASFSADSRTSMMDSGADDSPTIVAMSATEVHDKLKQAGGVKQKTLALLLENNIDGRELSDMGEDGLQQRFPSISNIEKRMIDLFMQNCKTGVFKL, encoded by the coding sequence ATGGGCCACCTGTACGTGGCCACAAGCAAAGTGAAAAaatccatattttcaaaatccgTTACTcgtgaaaaaaaatatctgttATGCTCAGACCAGGCAGACCGGGAGGTGATGCTTCCCTTAGATACAGCGGGCGTTTTCTACATCGTCAAGTACAAGAACACgcaaaaacagaaaataatgcAGATTAAAGATGTCATAGACTCCCACTCATTGCCGTGTAAGGTCAAGTTAGTGTACGGACGAGTTCCTCTGACCCCATGTATATTTACTGGAGTTTTGAACTTAAACGAATGTAATCTTGAAACTTCAGCCATCATCTCCTCAGTTTTCAACCTGAGGAATATACTATTGGAAGTTCCAACCAGCATTCCTCTAATGTTCAGAGTAGCCAAATCTGGcagttcactcacaaacagCAGTGGCTATAAAAATGCGTTAGACTTGTGTCAAGAAAATGCAGAAAGATATATGAGGAATATCAAGGTAGCTCAGAGTTTACCTACGGAAGAGACCAGAAACCAGTCAACACCTCCTATGTCTCGGAATAAACAAATCAGCGAAACTTTTACTGTACCCAAATCTGATGTTGCTATCATTGTTGATTCTAAAGGAAGCGAAATCAAACACAAATGTTCTCCACCCACAGAGGTTAAATCTCTTCCAAAAGTCCTTCCGAAACCACAGAACCCAACTGGACGTACGCCTGACAATCTAGCAAGTCATAACGTGACACCCGCTTTTCCACCTAGAACACCACCAAAACCGAACACGCCTCACCCTGCTAAATCTCTGCAACATGAAGATCGGAACCTAGACGCAGCAGTTGGATTTAGTCCCGCGCCTACATTAGTTGTCCGTCCAGCACCCAGGAAACCTGCTCCCCCACCAGCATCTAACAAACCCAAATCAGCGGCCTATGAGCCTGTTTGGATTAAACCAACGTCTACTACACCACCATCTACCCCACCATTTACTCCACCGTCTACTCCACCAAAGTGTGGTCCCGGCTATGTTAATCCAAAACGACATCAAAAGGTTCAAGCAAGAAAGACAATAAGAATAAGCACAACTAATGGCTATCTGACAGTTCCGGTGTATTTGAATAGCGATGATTCCGAATCTGAAGAGGTCATGAACCTAGCAGACAAGATTAACTTGTGGCAGCGTGTAAGCACATCCGACCTGAGTGCTTCTAGTGAGGGCCAAGTAGACACATGTGTTGATGGACTTAAAGCAGGAAGGGCAGGAAGTTTTACATACTCTGAAACAGGTGGCCTCGCTGAGAGAGGTGCATCAGCAACGTTGCCTTCAGAAGAAGAGCGTGTCATGGAGTATGAAAACATACAAAGTCTCCGGCAGCTTAAAATGGGTGACAGTGGCAGTGTTTCGGAAGCCCTTGCTTCCCCTTCCAGTCATTCAGGGCATTTGGGTGATGATATCAAGATAGAATTCAAGACTTTTGGTAGGCCGGAAATGAGTACAGATGAGGATATGTCCATTAATAAATGGAAGAAGAATCAGATTCCTGTCCCTCTTTTCAAACCAAAGAAACAAAGGGATGTATCTCACCCTCAGGAAGTGCATCACGTTGAAACAGATGATGTGATTTACGAATCATCTGATGAAATCAAGCATGTTACTTGTTCACCACCTTCCAAAGTTAGAAATGACGTTTACGAACCAGTAGAGCAAATGTGgcagaagaagaaagaaactGGTTTCCAATCCCTCAGGTCTAGCACAGATGATGTGGTGTATGAAAGGCCTGATGATCTTGTTTTGAATCCGACCAGTATTCCATCAGAGCCAGACGTAAAAGAGGATGTTACGTATGAAGCTCCTGACAGTATAGGGCAAGGGCAGTGTGCTTCTTTTTCTGCAGACTCGAGGACCAGCATGATGGACAGCGGTGCAGATGACAGTCCCACCATTGTTGCAATGTCTGCTACAGAAGTGCATGACAAGCTGAAGCAGGCAGgaggcgttaaacaaaaaacattggCTCTCCTGTTAGAAAATAACATAGACGGCCGTGAACTGTCTGACATGGGTGAAGATGGTTTGCAGCAGAGATTTCCTTCCATTTCAAACATTGAAAAGAGAATGATCGATTTATTTATGCAAAACTGTAAAACTGGGGTATTTAAATTGTGA